The proteins below come from a single Gossypium raimondii isolate GPD5lz chromosome 2, ASM2569854v1, whole genome shotgun sequence genomic window:
- the LOC105788308 gene encoding pentatricopeptide repeat-containing protein At1g71210, mitochondrial, giving the protein MIKLLSSIKHVAKSSPFLLLKNRNGNSCSYSCLFISPSAIDSPSAHRLNLSAKDVVASLKDWFKAPNTYLLDRIFSILSSQDQVARDDESSRHAADLALSHLNLHLSETFVLQVLSYGRSSSKDVLSCLKFFDWAGRQPGFHHTRATFHAIFKILSKAKLVPLMLEFLQDFMKHRCSYRVRFHDTLVLGYALAGKSAMALQMFGRMRFQGLDLDTFAYHVLLNALVDESCFDAVDMIAKQISLRGFDNGITHCILVKCWCKQNKLEEAEAYLRGLAESRKPVGGHAVSIIVSALCKGNRFQHAATLLEEFTELNVPMEQAYGIWLQNVVQRGKLNWYLNFINRKKLFSRNVPRLFQYNVLVLRLLREYRLNDVFDLLIEMENDGISPDKVTMNAVLCFFCKAGMVDVAIELYNSRSEFGLSLNRMTYSDLINNLCWNGVIDEAYCVLRNSVREGYFPSKKTFSILAGALCREEKFDRIKELVVSSLEQKFRPCYDVCDSFIVALCKANRVEDAYLLHGEISRINKDMSSKTYFHLIHGFCKSNRGDIAAALLLEMQEKGHKPTRKLFRYVICCLCDMQNLENQFFKLLEMQLSHFEPSSHVFNFFIAGAGHAKKPELAREVFEMMLRSGIKPSLRSDIFMLHSYLKNDRISDALNFFNDVRQRRQIGRKLYSSIVVGLCKADKVDYALNFMREMRNNNVFPGMECYEHLIQLFCWKESYSLAVSLVNELEQTRGYITSFIGNVLLLHSLKTKKLYKAWVQFREGQDETSDISLLGQLIGIFSGCMEANQDIKSLEEIIAKCFPVDVYTYNTLLRKLSESKVDLAFELYDWICEKGYEPNRWTYDIIIHCLLRKGRRAEAQRWLEEMFEKGFDLTERTKLLI; this is encoded by the coding sequence ATGATCAAGCTTTTAAGTTCAATTAAACATGTAGCCAAATCCAGTCCATTTCTCCTGTTGAAAAATCGTAATGGTAATTCATGTTCCTACTCTTGTTTATTTATCTCACCATCTGCCATCGATTCCCCATCAGCTCATCGCCTTAATCTAAGCGCCAAGGACGTGGTGGCCTCTTTGAAAGACTGGTTCAAGGCCCCAAACACATATCTTCTTGACCGCATCTTCAGCATCCTAAGCTCCCAAGACCAAGTCGCCCGGGACGATGAATCTTCGAGGCATGCCGCTGACCTTGCTCTCTCCCACCTTAATCTTCATCTCTCCGAGACCTTTGTCCTCCAGGTCCTCTCCTACGGCCGCTCCTCCTCCAAAGACGTTCTCTCATGCCTCAAGTTCTTCGACTGGGCGGGCCGCCAGCCGGGATTCCACCACACCCGAGCCACCTTCCATGCCATCTTCAAGATTCTCTCGAAAGCGAAGCTAGTGCCCTTGATGCTTGAGTTCTTGCAGGATTTTATGAAGCATAGGTGCAGTTACAGGGTCAGATTCCACGACACATTAGTTTTGGGTTATGCCCTTGCAGGGAAATCGGCGATGGCACTCCAGATGTTCGGTAGAATGCGATTCCAGGGTCTTGACTTGGATACCTTTGCCTACCACGTGCTTTTGAATGCTCTTGTAGACGAGAGTTGCTTTGACGCCGTTGACATGATAGCTAAGCAGATTTCATTGAGGGGTTTTGACAATGGCATCACCCACTGCATCCTGGTCAAGTGCTGGTGCAAGCAGAACAAGTTGGAGGAGGCGGAGGCCTATTTGCGCGGTTTGGCCGAAAGCAGGAAGCCAGTTGGTGGGCATGCCGTGAGTATTATTGTGAGTGCGCTTTGCAAGGGCAACAGGTTCCAACATGCCGCCACCTTGTTGGAGGAGTTTACGGAGCTTAATGTGCCTATGGAACAAGCTTATGGTATCTGGCTTCAGAATGTTGTGCAACGTGGGAAGTTAAACTGGTACTTGAACTTTATCAATAGGAAGAAATTATTCAGTAGGAATGTTCCGCGCCTATTTCAGTACAATGTTTTGGTATTGAGACTGTTAAGAGAGTACCGGCTGAATGATgtttttgatttgttaattGAAATGGAGAATGATGGAATTTCCCCTGATAAGGTCACCATGAATGCTGTTTTGTGTTTCTTTTGCAAGGCTGGGATGGTGGATGTTGCCATTGAGTTGTATAACTCCAGGTCAGAGTTTGGACTCTCTCTTAATAGAATGACGTATAGTGATTTAATCAATAACTTATGTTGGAATGGAGTTATTGATGAAGCTTATTGTGTGTTAAGAAATTCAGTTCGTGAAGGTTACTTCCCTAGTAAAAAGACCTTCAGTATTCTTGCCGGTGCTTTGTGCAGAGAGGAAAAATTTGACAGAATAAAGGAGCTGGTAGTTTCGTCCCTAGAGCAGAAATTTAGGCCCTGCTATGATGTCTGTGACTCATTTATTGTAGCTTTGTGTAAAGCAAATAGGGTTGAAGATGCCTATTTATTACACGGTGAAATTAGTAGAATAAATAAAGACATGTCAAGTAAAACTTACTTTCACTTGATTCATGGTTTTTGCAAGTCAAATAGGGGAGATATTGCTGCAGCACTTCTACTTGAAATGCAGGAGAAGGGTCATAAACCAACCAGAAAATTGTTTAGATATGTTATCTGTTGCCTGTGCGATATGCAAAACCTGGAAAACCAGTTTTTCAAATTGCTAGAGATGCAGTTGTCTCATTTTGAACCAAGCTCTCATGTCTTTAACTTCTTCATTGCTGGAGCTGGTCATGCCAAAAAGCCTGAACTAGCAAGAGAAGTGTTTGAGATGATGCTAAGAAGTGGGATTAAACCTTCCTTAAGATCTGACATCTTTATGTTGCATAGTTACCTAAAGAATGATAGAATTTCTGATGCTTTAAACTTCTTTAATGATGTACGCCAGAGAAGACAAATAGGGAGAAAATTATATAGTTCCATCGTAGTTGGTCTTTGCAAAGCAGACAAGGTAGATTACGCTTTGAATTTCATGAGAGAAATGAGGAATAATAATGTTTTTCCGGGCATGGAATGCTATGAGCATCTTATACAGTTGTTCTGCTGGAAGGAAAGTTACAGTTTGGCTGTAAGTCTTGTTAATGAGCTGGAGCAAACTAGGGGCTATATTACATCTTTTATTGGTAATGTACTTCTGTTACACTCCTTAAAGACTAAAAAGTTGTATAAGGCTTGGGTTCAATTTAGAGAAGGGCAAGATGAGACATCAGATATTTCGTTGCTTGGACAACTAATTGGAATATTTTCTGGTTGCATGGAAGCAAACCAAGATATCAAGAGCTTGGAAGAAATAATTGCAAAATGTTTTCCAGTTGACGTCTACACATACAATACACTATTGAGGAAACTGAGTGAAAGCAAAGTGGATCTTGCTTTTGAGTTGTATGACTGGATATGCGAGAAAGGGTATGAGCCAAATCGATGGACGTATGACATCATAATACATTGTCTTCTCAGAAAGGGTAGGAGAGCTGAAGCTCAGAGATGGTTGGAGGAGATGTTTGAGAAAGGTTTTGACCTAACGGAGCGTACCAAACTGTTAATCTGA